A window of Corvus hawaiiensis isolate bCorHaw1 chromosome 17, bCorHaw1.pri.cur, whole genome shotgun sequence contains these coding sequences:
- the LOC125334959 gene encoding immunoglobulin superfamily member 1-like, with product MDEEWDQPCGVHPDLQVGVVTGAQPWACDWDIVVPVQPSQPCSRATETQAVGQKVACGNEVISGATRTHPTAQCLWPKPSSEEALLEPRGREGAKRDVMLPVTHVIAFGAWLVAQSEATPSAPTISIYQKPPGVIPPGGSTTICCTCQHSYGSFVLYKGSRRLRTLEQSGSRAEFSISNATYEDRGTYVCHYLEGGTVLARSDELEVSVEELRLPRPDLSVLPGHKVTVGADVMLRCTPTHPSTGCYLYLEGQIRAQLLPREQGDYNLSHVQKGDGGRYSCQCYAINASREWSAVSRTLDLVVRDYTLCNVVRLALGAGLLLLLGLLTAEAARSRCCRGRGCGSLPAAGPPRLCPSSTSRWGK from the exons ATGGATGAGGAGTGGGACCAGCCCTGTGGGGTGCATCCAGACCTACAGGTAGGAG TGGTCACgggagcccagccctgggcatgTGACTGGGACATTGTGGTTCCAGTTCaaccatcccagccctgcagtcgTGCTACAGAAACCCAAGCCGTGGGACAGAAGGTGGCTTGTGGCAACGAGGTCATATCAGGAGCCACAAGAACCCACCCAACTGCTCAGTGCCTCTGGCCAAAGCCTTCCTCTGAAGAAGCCCTGCTTGAGccgagagggagagagggagccAAGAGGGACGTGATGCTGCCTGTGACCCATGTGATTGCCTTCG GCGCTTGGCTGGTGGCACAGAGCGAGGCTACACCAA GTGCCCCCACAATCTCCATCTACCAGAAGCCACCTGGGGTGATCCCACCAGGAGGATCCACCACCATCTGCTGCACTTGCCAGCACAGCTATGGGAGCTTCGTGCTGTACAAGGGCAGCCGCCGGCTCCGTACCCTGGAGCAGAGTGGCAGCAGGGCCGAGTTCTCCATCTCTAATGCCACCTATGAGGATAGAGGTACCTACGTCTGCCATTACCTGGAGGGAGGCACTGTGCTGGCTCGCAGTGATGAACTGGAAGTCTCTGTGGAAG AGCTCCGTCTCCCCAGACCCGACCTCTCTGTCCTGCCTGGGCACAAGGTGACTGTGGGAGCTGACGTGATGCTGCGCTGCACCCCCACACACCCCAGCACCGGCTGTTACCTGTACCTGGAGGGCCAGATCCgagcccagctgctcccaaggGAACAAGGTGACTACAACCTCTCCCACGTGCAGAAAGGTGACGGCGGCCGCTACAGCTGCCAGTGCTACGCCATCAATGCTTCGAGAGAATGGTCTGCTGTCAGCAGGACCCTGGACTTGGTGGTGAGAG ATTACACGCTGTGCAACGTCGTGCGCCTGGCGCTGGGGGCcgggctcctgctcctgctggggctCCTCACGGCTGAGGCTGCGCGGAGCCGCTGCTGCCGAGGCCGGGGGTGCGGCTCGCTCCCCGCTGCGGGACCGCCGCGGCTCTGCCCGTCCAGCACCTCGCGCTGGGGTAAATAA